From Desulfovibrio desulfuricans:
GGCGGCAGATGCTCCGAACTCATGATACGTTCAACGTTTTCAAGCACAACGATGGCGTCGTCCACCACGATACCGATGGCAAGCACCAGAGCGAACAGCGTAAGCGTGTTGATGGTGTAGCCAAAGGCGTACAGACCCGCGAACGTGCCGATAATGGATACCGGCACGGCAATGCAGGGAATGAGCGTGGCGCGCCAGTTTTGCAGAAAGACGTAAACAACGATGAACACCAGGATCATGGCTTCGACCAGGGTGCTCACCACTTCCTTGATGGATTCGATAACGAAGTCGTTGTTGTCCACCAGCAGGGTATACGCCAAGCCATCGGGCATGCGCGAGGCAATGTCCTCCAGCTTGGCCTTTACCATATCGCCCGTGGCGATGGCGTTGGCGCCCGGCAACAGATACACGGCGCCCATGCGGGCACCCATGCCGTTATAGCTGGAAAGAACGCTGTAATCCTTGCCGCCCAGTTCTATGCGCGCCACATCCTTAAGCCGCAGCATGGCGCTGTCATCACCGGAGCGGACGATGATTTCGCCAAATTCTTCGGGAGTGACAAGGCGGCCCTGGGTGTCGATCTGCCAGGTAAGCTGGGTGGAGTCAGCCGTGGGCATGTCGCCCAATCGACCAGGCGCGTACTGGGAGTTCTGCTCCTGGATGGCCGAGGTTACCTGCTGTGTGGTAATGCCGTACTTGGCGAGCTTGTCCGGCTGCAGCCAGATGCGCATGGAGTAGTCCATGCTGCCAAAAAGCGAGCAGTCGCCCACGCCGTTGAGGCGTTTGAGTTCGTCAACAACGTTGACCTGGGCCCAGTTGTGGATGAACACGTCGCTATAGCGCCCGTCGGGCGAATAGAAACAGAACACCTGCAACATGGCGGGCGAACGCTTGACGACCGTGACGCCCTGCCTGCGCACATCTTCCGGCAAGGTGGCCTGGGCCAGGTTAACCTTGTTGTTCACGTTGACCAGGGCCATGTTGGCATCACTGCCCAGCTTGAAGTACACGTTGATGTTGCCCGAGCCGGAACCCGAAGCGGCAATGGAAGTCATGTAGAGCATGTTTTCCACACCGTTGATATTCACTTCGAGGGGAGCCAGAACCGTGGAGGCAATGGTTTCCGCAGAAGCGCCGGGGTACGACACGCTCACGTTGACCGTGGGCGGCACAAGGTCGGGGTATTGTGCGATGGGCAGGGCCTTCATGGCCAGCGCGCCCACCAGGGTTATGACAATGGAGATAACGGCCGACAGAACCGGCCTGCGCAAAAAGAAATTCGGCTTTGTAGAAACAGCCATATGCTACCTACTTCTTCGGCGCGGCATCCTGGGGCTGCTGCCCACCGGCTTGCTGCACGCGCACTTGAGTCCCGGGGCGGGCTTTGATGATACCTTCACTGATGATGCGTTCCCCGCCCTTGAGGCCGGAACCCACCAGATACTGATCTCCCACAGCCACAGTCACAGTGATGGGAATGGGGTAGACCTTGTCGTCCTTGTCCAGCCCCATGACCACGGTACCCTTCTGGGTCACGACAACGCACTTTTGCGGAATAAGAATGGCGTTCTTGAGAATATCGCCTTCCACAAACAGGCGCACATACTGCCCGGGCATGATCTGCCCGTCGGCATTGGGAAACACCGCACGGGCCTTGATAACGCCCGTGGTGGGCTGCACCTGGCTGTCGATAAAGGTCACGTCGCCTTCCGTGCCGTACATGGTGCCGTCCAGCAGGCGCAACCTGGCCTTGTAGCGGTTGTCCTTGGGGAACACCAGAACGCCCGAGGCTGCAAGCTGCTGGCGCAGCATGCGGTCAGGCGCGGCGATGGAAAAGTCAATGTACATGGGATCTGTCTGGTTCACGTAGGTAAGCAGCGAATTGTTGCTCACCAGGTTGCCGGGGGTGTAGTTTTCCTTGCTGCTGTAGCCGGAAACAGGCGCCACCACCTGACAGTAATCCAGATTGATCTTGGCCTGACGCAGGGAGGCCTTGGCGCTGTCGTACGCTGCCAGGGCAGAATCGCGGTCTTTCTGCGAAACGGCGTTCTTTTCGTACAGAGGGCGAATACGCTTCCATTCACGTTCCGCGTTCACGTACTGGGCCTGCGCCTGCTGCACCTGGGCTTCGTACTGATCGCGTTCAAGCTGGAACATCTGCTGCCCGGCCTTAACGAAATCGCCTTCGTTATACAGGCGCTTTTCAATAATGCCCTGAACACGGGCGCGCACTTCAACAGCGCGTGAACCCGAGGCCTGCGCCTGGAACTGGCTGGGCCAGGAGGCATCGGCAACGGTTACTTCAACAGCCGACACCGGCAAGCGCATGTCGGGTTGTCCTTTTTTGTCGCTCTGGCAGGCGACAAGGGCAAGGCAAAGCCCCAATACAACTGAAATTTTCGCAATAGGTCTGATACTCATGAATAACTCCATATGGCGTGGCGCACGGCGCTCAAAACACGCACGGCGTAACGGCGGCGGCTTTATTTTCCACCGAGACGGGTCATCGCTAAACGTCGTTCCTGGGGGGGGGATCAGCATGAAAGATTTGGCGCGAACAAGCGCCTAATGACGCGTTGGGGGCGTCATACAGCCCCAGCCTGATAAACTCACCGACAATTGCAGTAAACCACCCCTTTAAAAAGCACAGTTCACGCCAAAAAGCAATGTATCGGGCTGTTGGGCAGCCAAATGTTGAATGCGATTATTCTTTGTAATTTCAGGTGGTTACGGTATCGTGGTATTTTTTTATAACATACTGAAATTATTAACTATTTTTTTAGAAAAATTCTCCATCAGAATCAGGGGGTTCACTCTTTTCAAAGTACTCTCTGATGTGTCTGGCATTGGCGCTTGCACTGTCCAGAAAGACCACCCACCACACGGTATCCTTGAGCAGCTCCATGCGCTTGAACTTGTGGCGCTCGTCAGTCATGCGCAGCACTGTTATCTCCAGTTGCTTCTCTGCACCGCTTTCGCCCGCAAAAACAATCCGCAGGCCAGCACGCAGCATGACGCGCAGGTCTGCCGAAGAATATTGAGAAAGTATTCTGCCTGCCACATCGGTGGCCTTGAGGAAACTGGTGGCCTGCGCGGATGAAATGCCCACATTGCGCACATCGCCGTTAATCAGCAGTTCCACACGCTTGATGTTGGCCAGATTGATACGGCTGCGGTTGATGACCTTGCCGTCGCGCAGCACACGGTAATAACACGCCCCGATTTCCTCAGAAACGCCCATAACAACAGTGGCGCTCACATCAGGATAAAAAACGCCGATGCTGGCCGTCATGCCGGAGGCCCTGGCAATATCGCCCTTCTCCTCTGTGATGCAGCGCAGATGGCGCGCAGTACGCATCCTGGCATTTATATAAATGCCTACAAGCAGGAGAAACAGCAGGGCGACAATTGTAAGGGTCATGCAAAGCGCCTTGGAGGGTAAGGGATGAAGTATCTGCGCACCCGGCAATCCGGCAGCAGGCAACTGCGCGGCGGAGCGGCGCACACTCGCCTTTCAGGGCCAGTTAGCACCTGGAATGCGCCTACAGCAGGCAAAAGCCTGCCCGCATTTCGCGGCCAGAATTTTCAAAAAAAGTCTGGCCGGGCAGTTAGATTATTTCATTCGCCAACGGCTCTAGTCGTCAAATCGCAGGCGCACCAGGGTCCCGGCACGGGCGGCCAGCAATTCGGCCACAATGGAAACTGCAATCTGCTGCGGTGTCTCCGCCTCTATGGAAAGGCCAATGGGGCAGCATACGGCAGCCAGTTCCGCATCTGGCACCCCCTGCTTGCGCAAAACGGCATACACCTGTTCGCGCTTGGTTCTGCTGCCGATCATGCCCACATACTGGGCATGACTTGTCAGAGCCTGAGCCAGGGCCTCGCGGTCAAAACTGTGCCCGCGCGTGATAATGGCCACAAAATGCCTGCGCCCGATATCGCAGGTCTGCACAAGGTTCTCGTAGCCAGGCAAAACCCGGCAATGGCGGGCCATGGGGAAGCGCCCCGCATTGGAAAACTCTTCGCGGTCGTCCACCACGTCCACCACAAAGCCGCAGGAATGGGCCAGTCGCGCAACTTCCAGCGACACATGCCCGCCGCCGCACAGCAAGAGCACGGGCGGCGCATCCAGAGGTTCCACGTAAAGGATGCGCCCGTCAACATCTACCAGCCCGGGGCGGCCCTTGCGCGTCTCCAGCAGGGGGGTTATCGCGTCCAGCCCCACGGTCACGCCTTCGGTCAAAACGGCATGTTCCGGCAAGGCGTCCACAAACAGCCGCCTCTGCGGGGTTTCCCCCTCGCCATGCAGCGAAACGCCGTCCTGGCGCAGTTCAACCAGCCATGCACCCCGACCGCCCAGCCGCAGTACTTCTGCCGCGAGGGCGAACATTTCAGCCTGACGGGGTGGAAGCACCTCGCACAGCACTTCCATGCCGCCGCCGCAGATCATGTCGCTGTTGGGCGTAAAGCCGCTCATGTCGCACGAAACACGCGCAGAAAGGCCGCTTGCAAGGCTGTTGCGGGCCGCTTCCATGGCGCGCGCTTCAAGCAGGCCGCCGCCCACTGTACCTTCAAATCCGTTGCGAGTCTGAAGGGCGCGGGTTCCGGCTTCGCGCGGGGCAGAGCCTGTGCGGCTCACCACGGTCACAAGCACCAGAGGTTCGCCCCCAGTCAGCAGGGCCGCAGCGCGGGCTTCAAGCGTGTCTTCCCACGGGGTTGTCACCAGAGATTCCGGCGTGCCCTTGGGGCCTTCGCCGGCTGAAGGCAACAGAGAGGCATCGTTTTTCTTACCCATCTCCATCCTCCTTCACATAGCCGCAGCCCTTGACCGGGCAGATGACCTTTGCGCCATCGCGGCTTTTCTTTTCGATCAGATAGGGCGAATTGCACCGTGGGCAGGGGCCGGGCACGGGCTTGTCCCACAGGGCAAAATCACACTGCGGGTACTGGTCGCATGAATAAAATATCTTGCCGCGCTTGGTGCTTTTTTCCACCAGAGACCCTTTGCCGCAACGTGGGCAAGGCACCCCGGTGGAAAGCGGAGCCGCGTACTTGCAATCAGGATAGCCCGTGCAGGCAATGAAGCTGCTGCCAGTGCGGGACTTCTTGATCACCAGGTCTTTGCCGCACTGCGGGCAGTCTCCTACCTTTTCATACTGGGGCTTTTCCTGGGCCACGGCTTCCACGGTGCCGTCTTCCGTACGCTCAAAATTGCTGGTGTAGCGGCATTCCGGATAGCCGGAACAGGCCAGAAAAGCCCCGGCCTTGCCAAACTTGATGAGCAGATCCTTGCCGCACTCCGGGCAGGGCAGGTTTGCGGGCATGCCCCCCTTGAGGCTCTTCATATTCTTGGACGCAGCAGCCAGCGTGGGATTGAAATCTTCCGAAAAACGCCGCAGCAGTTCGACCCACTGTTCTTGACCTTCGGCCACCTTGTCCAGGTTTTCTTCCATCTGGGCGGTGAAACCCACGTCCATGAGCTTGCCGAAATGCTCCACAAGCTGGGTGCATACCACGCGCCCAAGGTCGGTGGGCACAAAATGGCGCTCTTTCAGGCTCACGTATTCCCTGTCCTGAAGGGTGGAAATAATGGCCGCATAAGTGGAAGGACGCCCGATGCCCAGTTCTTCCAGCTCGCGCACAAGGCTTGCTTCGCTGAAGCGGGCCGGGGGCTGGGTGAACTTCTGCTCCTTGTCGAGCTTTTCGAGCGTGAGCGTCTGCCCTGCGGTCAGAGGCGGCAGTTCAGCGTCCGCCTCATCCTTGCCGCGCGGCATGGCCGCCAGAAAACCGGGGAACAACAGGCGCTCGCCCTTGGCCTTCCACTGCGTATGCGCGCAGGCAATACTGGCCGTGGTGTCGTGAAAGCGCGCCCCGGCCATCTGCGAGGCCACAAAGCGCGACCAGATGAGCCGATAAAGATTGTACTGCTCCGGCGGCAGGTGAGTTTTCACCTCATCGGGCGTGATGGTCACGTCAACAGGGCGGATGGCTTCATGCGCGTCCTGCGCGCCGCCCTTGGCCTTGTAGACCCTGGCCCGCTTGGGCAGATATTCCTTGCCAAAGCTGCCTTCAATAAAGGCCTTGGCTGCATCGCGGGCTTCATCGGCAATGCGTGTGGAGTCGGTACGCATGTAAGTGATGAGGGCCGTAAGCCCCCTGTCGCCCAGTTCAACGCCTTCGTACAGACGCTGGGCAATATTCATGGTGCGCTTGGCAGTGTACGAAAGGCGCTGGTTGGCAGCCTGCTGCAAGGTTGAGGTAATGAAGGGCGGCTGCGGGGCGCGTTCGCGCTCTTTTTCTTCCACGCTTTCTACCACAAAGGGCTTGCCCGCCATGGCGTCTTCAATATCCTTGGCCTGGGCCGCATTGCTGACCACGGCCTTTTTTCCGCCTACCTTGGCAAGCTCGGCCTTGAACGGCGGCGGCACGTCGGCTGCCAGCAAGGCTTTGAACAGCCAGTATTCTTCGGGCTTGAAGACCTCGCGGGCCTCCTCGCGCTCAACAATGAGGCGCAGGGCCACCGACTGCACGCGCCCGGCAGAAATGCCGCGCTTGATGGACTTCCACAGCAGGGGCGAAATTTTGTAGCCCACCAGACGATCCAGCACACGGCGGGCCTGCTGCGCGTCAAAAAGATGTCCGTTGAGCTCGCGCGGGTGCGCCAAGGCTTCTTTCACCGCCTTGGCCGTGATTTCGTTAAACTGGATGCGTTTGATATCCTTGGCTTTGTCGCGGATAAGTTCCGCCACATGCCAGGCAATGGCCTCTCCCTCGCGGTCGGGGTCGGGCGCGAGATATACGGTATCGGCCTTGGAAGCGGCCGCGCGGAGTTCGCTGACCACATTTTTTTTATTGTCTATAACCTCGTAGTGCGGCGCAAAATCGTTGGCTTCGTCCACACCAAGCGAGCTGGACGGCAGGTCGCGCACATGGCCAACACTGGCCTGCACCATGTACTGCGGCCCCAGAAACTTCTTGATGGTCTTCACCTTGGCGGGTGATTCCACAATGATAAGCTGTTTGCCCATGCTGCCCCTCGGTTATCTCGTGCTTGCCGGCAAAAAACGTGCGGCCCTGTTAACGTTCACGCCATCGCGTGGCTGCCGCGCGCACCCTGCACCGTCACTTATATGGTTGCCAGCGCGGCGTTTTCACGCAATTTTTCTTGCGTGCAATCGCAACGCAACACGCCCGCGCAACGATTATTTTCCGTTGCCAAAATCCATTGCAGCGCCATAACGCCCCGTTGGCGGCAATGCGCGACACAACCAATAGCGTCAAGTACGAAGCATTTGTCAAGTCCCGACCTGTCTCAGCTCCATACGCCAGCACCGCTTATCCTGGGGGCAACCGTGCCAAACTGGACAGCAAGGCCAATCTGCGCTATTTATGATAGTGTCGTTCAAAATTGCAAGGAAGCATATGACA
This genomic window contains:
- a CDS encoding efflux RND transporter periplasmic adaptor subunit — translated: MSIRPIAKISVVLGLCLALVACQSDKKGQPDMRLPVSAVEVTVADASWPSQFQAQASGSRAVEVRARVQGIIEKRLYNEGDFVKAGQQMFQLERDQYEAQVQQAQAQYVNAEREWKRIRPLYEKNAVSQKDRDSALAAYDSAKASLRQAKINLDYCQVVAPVSGYSSKENYTPGNLVSNNSLLTYVNQTDPMYIDFSIAAPDRMLRQQLAASGVLVFPKDNRYKARLRLLDGTMYGTEGDVTFIDSQVQPTTGVIKARAVFPNADGQIMPGQYVRLFVEGDILKNAILIPQKCVVVTQKGTVVMGLDKDDKVYPIPITVTVAVGDQYLVGSGLKGGERIISEGIIKARPGTQVRVQQAGGQQPQDAAPKK
- a CDS encoding thioredoxin translates to MTLTIVALLFLLLVGIYINARMRTARHLRCITEEKGDIARASGMTASIGVFYPDVSATVVMGVSEEIGACYYRVLRDGKVINRSRINLANIKRVELLINGDVRNVGISSAQATSFLKATDVAGRILSQYSSADLRVMLRAGLRIVFAGESGAEKQLEITVLRMTDERHKFKRMELLKDTVWWVVFLDSASANARHIREYFEKSEPPDSDGEFF
- a CDS encoding XdhC family protein translates to MGKKNDASLLPSAGEGPKGTPESLVTTPWEDTLEARAAALLTGGEPLVLVTVVSRTGSAPREAGTRALQTRNGFEGTVGGGLLEARAMEAARNSLASGLSARVSCDMSGFTPNSDMICGGGMEVLCEVLPPRQAEMFALAAEVLRLGGRGAWLVELRQDGVSLHGEGETPQRRLFVDALPEHAVLTEGVTVGLDAITPLLETRKGRPGLVDVDGRILYVEPLDAPPVLLLCGGGHVSLEVARLAHSCGFVVDVVDDREEFSNAGRFPMARHCRVLPGYENLVQTCDIGRRHFVAIITRGHSFDREALAQALTSHAQYVGMIGSRTKREQVYAVLRKQGVPDAELAAVCCPIGLSIEAETPQQIAVSIVAELLAARAGTLVRLRFDD
- the topA gene encoding type I DNA topoisomerase, which encodes MGKQLIIVESPAKVKTIKKFLGPQYMVQASVGHVRDLPSSSLGVDEANDFAPHYEVIDNKKNVVSELRAAASKADTVYLAPDPDREGEAIAWHVAELIRDKAKDIKRIQFNEITAKAVKEALAHPRELNGHLFDAQQARRVLDRLVGYKISPLLWKSIKRGISAGRVQSVALRLIVEREEAREVFKPEEYWLFKALLAADVPPPFKAELAKVGGKKAVVSNAAQAKDIEDAMAGKPFVVESVEEKERERAPQPPFITSTLQQAANQRLSYTAKRTMNIAQRLYEGVELGDRGLTALITYMRTDSTRIADEARDAAKAFIEGSFGKEYLPKRARVYKAKGGAQDAHEAIRPVDVTITPDEVKTHLPPEQYNLYRLIWSRFVASQMAGARFHDTTASIACAHTQWKAKGERLLFPGFLAAMPRGKDEADAELPPLTAGQTLTLEKLDKEQKFTQPPARFSEASLVRELEELGIGRPSTYAAIISTLQDREYVSLKERHFVPTDLGRVVCTQLVEHFGKLMDVGFTAQMEENLDKVAEGQEQWVELLRRFSEDFNPTLAAASKNMKSLKGGMPANLPCPECGKDLLIKFGKAGAFLACSGYPECRYTSNFERTEDGTVEAVAQEKPQYEKVGDCPQCGKDLVIKKSRTGSSFIACTGYPDCKYAAPLSTGVPCPRCGKGSLVEKSTKRGKIFYSCDQYPQCDFALWDKPVPGPCPRCNSPYLIEKKSRDGAKVICPVKGCGYVKEDGDG